The following is a genomic window from Shewanella avicenniae.
CAGCCACAGACAGCCCCATGTGAAGCCGCAGCGAATTTTGTACGTCGAGATCCAACACCACAACTTGGTGACCTAAACGTTGCAGCGCGAATGCTAGATTGGCAGTAAGCGAAGTACGACCGACACCGCCTTTGGGTGAGGTTAAGTAAACGAGGTTCATTTGCTGACCTTCTTCAGAATGCTACTGAGATCTGTCGCCTTGTCTGATGCTACCGATGTTGATTGCGCCTCAGCAAGGGGCTCTGCAATGTCCGCTGCTGGTGACACTTGTGGTGCAACACGGTTAGGCGCAGGTGCAGCGGCAGGCGTTGTCATCGACGCTTGCGAAGCGCGCGCGGAGACTTGGCTTTGATGCAGTGTATCGCGTCGATGTAATAGCTCATTAAGTAATGGCCAAGCCGACGTCACCACAACGCTTTTATCACTAAACGTTTGAAACTCCAGCTCTCCTTGCCCTACTTTCGACTTCAATGCGTCGATATCATCATAGCTATTCATTTGATCAATACACCTCAAACCTACTTACAACACCGAGTCTTACAACTTGATCTAAATCACACAAAAATTTCACAAAACAGAGTGTGTCAAAATTCTGACGCCCAGTAAAGCGAAAGGTATAATATTTGTTTTTGACTGTAAACCTATATTTTAAAACCACTTTTAGGATTGTCATACAAAATGTAAACACGAATAGTTATTAATGCTCGAAAAACAAACAGTTGAGCCGCATTTGTCTACAAATGCATCAAATTTCGGATTAAAACAACAAAATGAACCAAACACGAAAAGACACATAACGCAAAATTCATCGACGTTGATTAAAAAGTGTAGTGCCAATCTACGCCGCTGCACTGTCAGGTTTGCAATTTGGTTTAAGCTTGTTGATATTAAACATTCGCTTAGCCAAAAATGGACGTTGTAATGCAGTCAAACGCTATTGAATCAATCACCCAGCAACTGCAAAAAGTACTGATAGGGAAGCCGCGCGCAGTCAAACTTGCCCTCACCTGTATGCTTGCCAGAGGGCATTTACTCATCGAAGATCTTCCCGGCATGGGTAAAACCAGCTTATCGCAAGCCTTGGCGCAAACATTGGGGTTAAGCCATCAGCGAATTCAGTTCACTAGCGATATGCTCCCCGCCGATATTCTTGGAGTATCGATATTTGATAAACAACAAGCCGAGTTTGTATTTCACCCTGGGCCGATATTTAGACAGATGATTTTGGCCGATGAAATCAACCGCGCCAGCCCTAAAACCCAAAGTGCACTGCTTGAAGCAATGGCCGAGCAGCAAATAACAGTTGATGGTATTACCCACCACCTGCCAAAGCCCTTTTTTGTAATTGCCACCCAAAATCCCAGTGAACAATCCGGCACTTTTCCCCTACCGGAATCGCAATTGGACCGCTTTATGATGCGGATCTCC
Proteins encoded in this region:
- a CDS encoding AAA family ATPase, whose translation is MQSNAIESITQQLQKVLIGKPRAVKLALTCMLARGHLLIEDLPGMGKTSLSQALAQTLGLSHQRIQFTSDMLPADILGVSIFDKQQAEFVFHPGPIFRQMILADEINRASPKTQSALLEAMAEQQITVDGITHHLPKPFFVIATQNPSEQSGTFPLPESQLDRFMMRISIGYPSMEAELSMLKGVTQDIHQLAQCIDPVALREMQQQCDQVSASDALLSYLLALVDASRNLNEGYGLSPRASKALLAAAKAWAYLEGRQYLVPEDVQAVFTAVAEHRIRQTSQAQGEQLSAKLLASVNPIR